The following coding sequences are from one Microbulbifer sp. TB1203 window:
- a CDS encoding indolepyruvate ferredoxin oxidoreductase family protein, with the protein MAMVEGDLELGFDRDYSLKSAFTRESGRVFLTGIDALVRLPIMQKQLDECAGHNTAGFISGYRGSPLGGYDQALWRRKSLLAERDIHFEPGINEDLGATNIWGTQLLDHYRQQATRDGVFAIWYGKGHGVDRSADVFRQANVQGTSRLGGVLALCGDDHTAESSMFSHNTDQIFESVMMPLLFPATIDEYLTLGLAGIALSRFSGLWVGFKAITETVEAGASIAVPGLPQFVRPDFPIPPHGLNYDPKLNWPAERLEYERRMLEERLPAAQAFAYANGLDKTVVSAPKKRFGIITVGKAHGDLLEALELLNLSERDLRDAGISIYKVAMSWPLEPRGIGGFADGMERLLVVEEKRPLVEGQLKNLLYGWADERRPKVVGKKDLNGDDLLPAIWGFGPDRVAVAIARWLADTELGEKLIPLAEKLGGNIPAKANGLLVREPIFCAGCPHNTSTQLPEGSLGSAGIGCHIMALGKGLRTDTYSHMGGEGAQWVGLHRFSSAGHIFQNMGDGTYNHSGLLAIRQAVASRVNITYKILLNDAVAMTGGQPADGEVSAPSLAAQLLAEGVRDVFLLSENPDYWHKHRRQLPAAVQILPRSELDAVQRRLREVQGVTAIIYEQVCAAEKRRRRKKKQMADPSTRLLINHRVCEGCGDCSVQSSCIAVEPLETEFGRKRQVNQSSCNKDMRCADGFCPSFVSVEGGELKKPPVQSLAQSLDAAIAELPPAPQADLERPLSILVAGIGGSGVLTVAALLGMAAHLEEKGSTTLYFTGLSQKNGAVVAHVKVAQRPENITTARIRDGAAELLLGCDMVTAASQRPKFAEGKMRALVNTAEVPVAAFVRDNELAFPADATRESIESLCAEYFAFDANRYAQALFGDTVASNLMILGYACQQGLLPIGESALERAIELNGVAVENNLRAFRAGRLLAENPSAVERLAVPAQPVKLLEPRETVEQLIARLAAELTQYQSAAYARCFARAVEKLHRSERQLPHSDGRLTRAAANSLYKAMAYKDEYEVARLYSGEDFQRQLRETFTGDYRLRFHMAPPLIARPDASGRIRKITLGPWLGKLMPLLAKGKVLRGTVFDLFGYTGERRAERRWARQVERAVILIADRLRVDNFSTALELLELPQQVRGYGHVREEKFSRVNGRWQELLTQFTGGNNAIFSPTSAKNTL; encoded by the coding sequence ATGGCGATGGTCGAAGGCGATTTGGAGCTGGGCTTTGATCGCGACTACTCCCTGAAATCCGCGTTCACCCGCGAGTCGGGCCGGGTGTTCCTCACCGGTATCGACGCCCTGGTGCGGTTGCCGATCATGCAGAAGCAACTGGACGAGTGCGCCGGGCACAACACCGCCGGGTTTATATCCGGCTACCGCGGCTCGCCCCTGGGAGGTTACGACCAAGCGCTCTGGCGGCGCAAATCCCTGCTCGCCGAGCGGGATATCCACTTCGAGCCCGGTATCAACGAGGACCTGGGGGCCACCAACATCTGGGGCACCCAACTGCTCGACCACTATCGCCAGCAGGCCACCCGCGACGGTGTTTTCGCCATCTGGTACGGCAAGGGCCACGGCGTTGACCGCAGCGCGGACGTCTTCCGCCAGGCAAATGTGCAGGGCACCTCCAGGCTGGGCGGCGTGCTGGCCCTGTGTGGCGACGACCATACCGCGGAATCCTCCATGTTTTCCCACAACACCGACCAGATTTTCGAGTCGGTGATGATGCCATTGCTGTTTCCCGCAACCATCGACGAGTACCTGACCCTGGGCCTGGCGGGTATCGCCCTGTCGCGTTTTTCCGGCCTCTGGGTGGGCTTCAAGGCCATTACCGAAACCGTGGAAGCGGGCGCTTCCATTGCGGTGCCGGGACTCCCACAGTTTGTCCGACCGGATTTTCCCATCCCGCCCCACGGCCTCAATTACGACCCCAAGCTGAACTGGCCGGCGGAGCGGCTGGAATACGAGCGCCGCATGCTGGAAGAGCGGCTACCCGCGGCGCAGGCTTTTGCCTACGCCAACGGGCTGGACAAAACCGTCGTTTCCGCGCCGAAAAAGCGCTTTGGGATCATTACCGTGGGCAAGGCTCACGGCGACCTGCTCGAGGCACTGGAACTGCTGAATCTCTCCGAGCGCGATCTGCGGGATGCGGGTATCTCCATCTATAAGGTGGCCATGAGCTGGCCACTGGAGCCCAGGGGTATCGGTGGATTTGCCGACGGTATGGAACGGCTGCTGGTGGTGGAGGAGAAGCGCCCACTGGTGGAGGGGCAGCTGAAAAACCTGCTCTACGGCTGGGCGGACGAGCGGCGCCCGAAAGTGGTGGGTAAGAAAGACCTGAACGGAGACGACCTGCTGCCGGCCATCTGGGGTTTCGGCCCGGACCGGGTGGCGGTGGCCATCGCCCGTTGGTTGGCGGATACCGAGCTGGGCGAGAAACTCATTCCACTGGCGGAGAAGCTGGGTGGAAATATTCCGGCGAAAGCCAATGGACTGCTCGTCCGCGAACCGATTTTCTGTGCGGGCTGCCCGCACAACACCTCCACCCAACTGCCCGAGGGCAGCCTGGGCAGCGCCGGCATCGGCTGCCATATCATGGCCCTGGGCAAGGGACTGCGCACCGATACCTATTCCCATATGGGCGGCGAGGGCGCGCAGTGGGTGGGTCTGCACCGCTTCTCCAGTGCCGGGCATATTTTCCAGAATATGGGCGACGGCACCTACAACCACTCCGGCCTGCTGGCGATCCGCCAGGCGGTGGCGAGCAGGGTCAATATCACTTACAAGATCCTGCTCAACGACGCAGTGGCGATGACTGGCGGGCAGCCCGCCGACGGCGAGGTCAGCGCCCCCAGTCTCGCCGCGCAATTGCTCGCCGAGGGGGTGCGCGACGTCTTTTTGCTCAGTGAAAATCCGGACTATTGGCACAAGCATCGCAGGCAACTGCCCGCGGCGGTACAGATATTGCCCCGCTCGGAACTGGACGCGGTGCAGCGCCGCCTGCGCGAAGTGCAGGGCGTGACCGCGATTATCTACGAGCAGGTGTGCGCGGCGGAAAAGCGCCGCCGGCGCAAGAAAAAGCAGATGGCCGATCCGTCCACCCGGCTGCTGATCAACCACCGGGTCTGCGAGGGCTGTGGCGATTGCAGCGTGCAGTCCAGCTGTATTGCGGTGGAACCATTGGAAACTGAATTCGGCCGCAAGCGGCAGGTGAACCAGTCCAGCTGCAACAAGGATATGCGCTGCGCAGACGGCTTTTGCCCCAGCTTTGTCAGCGTCGAGGGCGGTGAACTGAAGAAGCCGCCGGTGCAGTCCCTGGCCCAGTCCCTGGACGCGGCCATTGCCGAGCTGCCTCCGGCGCCGCAGGCGGACCTGGAGCGACCGCTGAGCATCCTGGTGGCCGGTATCGGTGGCAGCGGTGTGCTCACAGTGGCCGCATTATTGGGTATGGCTGCGCACCTGGAGGAAAAGGGCAGCACCACCCTGTATTTCACCGGCCTGTCGCAGAAGAACGGTGCCGTGGTCGCGCATGTGAAAGTGGCACAGCGCCCGGAAAATATCACCACTGCGCGTATTCGCGACGGTGCTGCCGAACTGCTGCTCGGTTGCGATATGGTCACCGCCGCCAGCCAGAGGCCCAAGTTCGCCGAAGGTAAAATGCGCGCGCTGGTGAACACCGCCGAAGTGCCGGTGGCGGCTTTTGTCCGCGACAATGAACTGGCGTTTCCCGCTGATGCAACGCGGGAGAGTATCGAGTCTCTGTGCGCGGAGTATTTCGCCTTCGATGCCAACAGATACGCCCAGGCGCTCTTTGGCGATACCGTTGCCAGCAACCTGATGATCCTGGGCTATGCCTGCCAGCAGGGCCTGCTGCCCATCGGCGAGTCCGCGCTGGAGCGAGCCATTGAGCTGAACGGGGTGGCGGTGGAAAACAACCTGCGCGCGTTCCGCGCCGGCCGGCTGCTCGCGGAAAATCCCAGCGCAGTGGAGCGGCTGGCGGTACCGGCGCAGCCGGTCAAGCTGTTGGAGCCACGGGAGACGGTGGAGCAGTTGATCGCGCGCCTGGCCGCAGAACTCACCCAATACCAGAGCGCCGCCTATGCGCGCTGTTTTGCCCGAGCTGTGGAGAAACTGCACCGCAGCGAGCGGCAATTGCCCCACAGCGACGGCCGCCTGACCCGCGCCGCCGCCAACAGCCTGTACAAGGCCATGGCCTACAAGGACGAGTACGAGGTGGCGCGATTATACAGCGGTGAGGACTTCCAGCGTCAGTTACGGGAGACCTTTACCGGCGACTACCGACTGCGCTTCCATATGGCGCCGCCACTGATTGCGCGCCCGGATGCCAGCGGTCGCATCAGGAAGATTACTCTGGGTCCCTGGCTGGGAAAACTGATGCCGCTGCTGGCGAAGGGTAAAGTTCTGCGCGGCACCGTGTTCGACCTGTTCGGCTACACGGGCGAGCGCCGCGCAGAACGCCGCTGGGCGCGGCAGGTCGAGCGGGCGGTCATTCTCATCGCCGACCGGCTGCGGGTGGACAATTTTTCCACGGCGCTGGAACTGCTGGAGCTGCCGCAGCAGGTGCGTGGTTACGGCCATGTGCGCGAGGAGAAATTCTCCCGGGTGAATGGGCGCTGGCAGGAGCTACTCACCCAGTTTACTGGCGGCAACAATGCCATCTTCTCTCCCACCAGCGCGAAAAACACCCTGTAG
- the mddA gene encoding methanethiol S-methyltransferase — protein MRRIFFFYGLICYFLSVLTVFYLVGFVTNTLVPKSINSGVYTPIWYALLIDLGLLALFALQHSVMARRGFKSLWTRLVPEPLERSTYLLLSSAALLLLVWQWRPLGDVLWDLRGTSWAPLLISLGWLGWLLVFSSTLLLDHFGFLGLRQAYDQLRNRETPPAEFRTPGLYRVVRHPMYLGFLLAFWFAPIMTLAHFLFALGMTGYIWLGMSLEEREMERSFGDRYREYQRRVPRLIPVPWRWLPAEAMATK, from the coding sequence ATGAGACGGATATTTTTTTTCTACGGATTGATTTGTTATTTTCTGTCAGTACTGACGGTTTTCTATCTTGTCGGTTTTGTAACCAACACCCTGGTCCCCAAGTCCATTAATTCCGGTGTTTATACCCCGATCTGGTATGCGCTGCTGATCGACCTGGGGCTGTTGGCGCTGTTCGCGCTGCAGCACAGTGTAATGGCGCGGCGGGGATTTAAATCGCTGTGGACACGCCTGGTGCCCGAGCCCCTGGAGCGCAGCACCTACCTGCTGCTTTCCAGCGCGGCCCTGTTGCTGCTGGTGTGGCAATGGCGGCCGCTGGGAGATGTGTTGTGGGATCTGCGCGGGACCTCTTGGGCGCCGCTGTTGATAAGCCTGGGCTGGCTGGGCTGGCTGCTGGTGTTCAGCAGCACTTTACTGCTGGACCACTTCGGGTTCCTCGGCCTGCGCCAGGCCTATGACCAATTGCGCAACCGGGAGACGCCGCCGGCGGAATTTCGCACCCCCGGCCTCTACCGGGTGGTGCGGCATCCCATGTATCTGGGGTTTCTGCTCGCTTTCTGGTTTGCGCCGATAATGACCCTGGCACATTTCCTGTTTGCCCTGGGTATGACTGGATATATCTGGCTGGGAATGTCGCTGGAAGAGCGGGAGATGGAACGGAGTTTTGGCGATCGTTACCGCGAATACCAGCGGCGGGTGCCGCGGCTGATACCCGTTCCCTGGCGCTGGCTGCCGGCGGAGGCAATGGCAACCAAGTGA
- the cyoC gene encoding cytochrome o ubiquinol oxidase subunit III, whose product MSLAAEETALLPEADAYEQRAFGFWLYLMSDAIIFALLFATYLVMMGNTAGGPAGSDLFSLPHTLGETLLLLTSSLTFGLASLAMDAGRRPQLLAWLAVTFVLGLGFVAMEIREFHGMIIQGAGPDRSGFLSAFFTLVGTHGLHVSAGLVFILVMIMQVIVKGLSQPVSSRLLRLGLFWHFLDIVWIGIFSAVYLPGIL is encoded by the coding sequence ATGAGCCTCGCCGCGGAAGAGACGGCTCTGCTACCGGAAGCCGACGCCTACGAGCAAAGGGCCTTCGGATTCTGGCTCTACCTGATGAGCGACGCGATTATTTTTGCACTTTTGTTTGCCACCTATCTGGTGATGATGGGCAATACCGCCGGCGGTCCGGCCGGCAGCGACCTGTTCAGCCTGCCCCATACCCTCGGCGAAACCCTACTGCTGCTCACCAGCAGCCTCACCTTCGGCCTCGCCTCGCTGGCGATGGATGCCGGCAGGCGACCGCAGCTTCTGGCCTGGCTGGCAGTTACCTTTGTGCTGGGCCTGGGCTTTGTGGCGATGGAAATCCGCGAGTTCCACGGCATGATCATCCAGGGCGCGGGGCCGGATCGCAGCGGATTCCTGTCCGCCTTTTTTACCCTGGTGGGCACCCACGGGCTGCACGTAAGCGCGGGTCTGGTCTTTATCCTGGTGATGATTATGCAAGTGATAGTCAAAGGGCTGAGCCAGCCGGTGAGTTCGCGCCTGTTGCGACTCGGCCTCTTCTGGCATTTCCTGGATATTGTGTGGATCGGTATTTTTTCCGCAGTCTATCTGCCGGGAATTCTGTGA
- the cyoD gene encoding cytochrome o ubiquinol oxidase subunit IV, translating into MENTEVAAGRKLKSYLAGYGLALVLTAIPFGIAATGFLPRGTALFAIGAAALIQVLVHLRYFLQLRLRSASPERLLATAFAAVLIVIMIGGSLWIMFNLHYRMWV; encoded by the coding sequence ATGGAAAACACTGAAGTGGCCGCGGGCCGCAAATTGAAATCCTATCTGGCCGGTTATGGGCTGGCGCTTGTGCTGACGGCAATCCCCTTCGGAATCGCCGCCACCGGTTTCCTGCCCAGAGGTACCGCCCTTTTCGCAATTGGCGCTGCCGCGCTCATTCAGGTGCTGGTTCACCTGCGTTACTTCCTGCAGCTGCGCCTGCGCTCCGCTTCGCCAGAGAGGCTCCTGGCCACTGCCTTCGCCGCCGTCCTGATTGTAATTATGATCGGCGGCAGCTTATGGATCATGTTCAATCTGCATTACCGAATGTGGGTCTGA
- the cyoB gene encoding cytochrome o ubiquinol oxidase subunit I translates to MEMRILGRLTADALPFYSWVAVGGAVVTVLGFLTVVGVITWLGKWRYLWNEWLTSLDHKRIGIMYVVVALVMLLRGFVDAIMMRAQQAFALNSDGYLPPEHFDQIFSSHGTIMIFFMAMPFLTGLINIIVPQQIGARDVAFPFMNSVSLWLTAAGASLVLVSLVIGRFSTAGWSGYPPYSGPEYNPGVGVDYWIWAIQASGIGTTLSGINFIVTILKRRTPGMRLMRMPLFCWTALASSILMIFAFPALTVATATLALDRIFGMHFFTNAGGGNMMNYTNLFWIWGHPEVYILILPAFGIYSEVVANFSAKRLFGYTSLVYATMTIALLSFTVWLHHFFTMGASANVNAFFGIATMVIAVPTGVKVFDWLMTMFRGRITFHPSMLWTLGFIVTFVIGGMTGVLLALPPVNYLVHNSTFLVAHFHNMLIPGALFGYFAGYMYWFPKAFGFTLDAHWGKRAFWCWIIGFYLAFMPLYVLGFMGMARRTEHYDIAAWQPLLIVAALGALVVLAGITSLVIQLITSIGNRDNARDLTGDPWDGRTLEWLTASPPAPYNFAILPQVRDIDAFHDMKRRGVAYSRPERYEDILLPKNTGAGVLLGGLAFTFGFAVVWHIWWAAIAALIAILGTAVARSFRDKTEFRLPASEVKEIEDRRFRDLAKGGAI, encoded by the coding sequence ATGGAGATGCGGATACTGGGAAGACTGACCGCCGATGCCCTGCCCTTTTATAGCTGGGTCGCGGTAGGGGGTGCGGTTGTTACAGTGCTCGGCTTCCTGACCGTTGTGGGCGTGATCACCTGGCTCGGCAAATGGCGCTACCTGTGGAATGAGTGGCTGACCAGCCTCGACCACAAGCGCATCGGCATCATGTATGTGGTGGTGGCCCTGGTGATGCTCCTGCGTGGATTTGTGGACGCGATCATGATGCGCGCCCAGCAGGCATTCGCGCTCAATTCCGACGGCTACCTGCCGCCGGAACACTTCGACCAGATCTTCAGCTCCCACGGCACCATCATGATCTTTTTTATGGCGATGCCGTTCCTGACCGGGCTGATCAATATCATCGTCCCACAGCAGATCGGCGCCCGCGACGTCGCCTTCCCGTTTATGAATTCCGTCAGCCTGTGGCTGACCGCCGCCGGCGCCAGCCTGGTTTTGGTATCGCTGGTGATCGGAAGGTTTTCCACCGCGGGCTGGAGCGGCTATCCCCCCTACTCCGGCCCGGAGTACAACCCGGGTGTGGGCGTCGATTACTGGATATGGGCGATACAGGCCAGCGGCATCGGCACGACGCTCTCCGGTATCAATTTCATCGTCACCATACTCAAGCGGCGGACCCCGGGGATGAGACTGATGCGCATGCCGCTGTTCTGCTGGACAGCGCTGGCCTCCAGTATCCTGATGATCTTCGCCTTTCCCGCCCTCACCGTGGCCACCGCCACACTGGCGCTGGACCGCATATTCGGCATGCATTTTTTTACCAATGCCGGAGGCGGCAACATGATGAACTACACCAACCTGTTCTGGATTTGGGGACATCCGGAGGTCTATATCCTGATTCTGCCGGCCTTCGGTATCTATTCCGAGGTTGTCGCCAACTTTTCCGCCAAGCGCCTGTTCGGCTATACCTCCCTGGTGTACGCCACCATGACGATCGCCCTGCTGTCCTTTACCGTATGGCTGCACCATTTCTTTACCATGGGCGCCAGTGCCAACGTCAATGCGTTTTTCGGTATCGCCACCATGGTGATCGCCGTTCCCACCGGAGTGAAGGTCTTCGACTGGCTGATGACCATGTTTCGCGGGCGCATCACTTTTCACCCGTCGATGCTTTGGACCCTCGGCTTTATTGTCACCTTCGTGATCGGCGGCATGACGGGGGTTCTACTCGCCCTGCCGCCGGTGAATTACCTGGTGCACAACTCCACCTTCCTGGTGGCGCACTTCCACAATATGCTGATTCCCGGCGCGCTGTTTGGTTATTTCGCCGGTTATATGTACTGGTTTCCCAAGGCCTTCGGTTTCACCCTGGACGCCCACTGGGGCAAACGCGCCTTCTGGTGCTGGATCATCGGTTTCTACCTGGCCTTTATGCCACTCTATGTTCTGGGCTTTATGGGCATGGCGCGGCGCACCGAGCACTATGACATCGCCGCATGGCAGCCCTTGCTGATTGTTGCGGCCCTGGGGGCACTGGTGGTGTTGGCCGGTATTACCAGCCTTGTGATTCAACTGATTACCAGTATCGGCAACCGGGACAATGCCCGGGACTTGACCGGCGATCCCTGGGACGGGCGCACCCTGGAATGGCTCACAGCCTCCCCGCCCGCACCCTACAATTTCGCCATTCTGCCGCAGGTGCGGGATATCGATGCTTTCCACGATATGAAACGCCGCGGTGTCGCCTATTCCAGGCCGGAGCGGTATGAAGACATACTGCTGCCGAAAAACACTGGCGCCGGTGTATTGCTCGGAGGGCTCGCCTTCACCTTCGGCTTCGCCGTAGTCTGGCATATCTGGTGGGCGGCCATCGCCGCACTGATCGCCATTCTCGGCACAGCCGTGGCGCGCAGTTTCCGCGACAAAACCGAATTCCGCCTGCCCGCCAGCGAAGTGAAGGAAATCGAGGACCGGCGCTTCCGGGATCTCGCCAAGGGGGGAGCGATATGA
- a CDS encoding glycine zipper family protein, whose translation MKFGTAATLSLSVLMAFGCATQQEQVPGAGNIVIDTYGVNMRQYQLDLADCKGLAMAARRDEGRRGIARAAGGALLGGALGAIIGDSSRAAVAGAGTGAIIGGVSGVGSAHSEANRIAKNCLRGRGYRVLN comes from the coding sequence ATGAAATTTGGAACAGCGGCCACTTTGAGTCTTAGTGTATTGATGGCATTCGGCTGCGCCACTCAGCAGGAACAGGTGCCGGGAGCCGGGAATATCGTGATCGATACCTATGGTGTAAATATGCGCCAATACCAGCTGGACCTGGCGGACTGCAAAGGACTGGCCATGGCTGCGCGCCGCGATGAGGGGCGCCGGGGTATCGCCCGCGCCGCTGGCGGGGCACTGTTGGGCGGCGCCCTGGGCGCGATTATCGGCGACTCCAGTCGCGCCGCGGTGGCCGGGGCGGGTACCGGCGCCATTATCGGCGGTGTCTCCGGAGTGGGCAGCGCGCACTCCGAAGCCAACCGTATTGCGAAGAACTGTCTGCGTGGCCGGGGGTACCGGGTGCTGAATTGA
- the cyoA gene encoding ubiquinol oxidase subunit II encodes MPMDGCTLIRAPLLHPAGPVALAERDLLFTAVLVMLIVIVPVFTMAFLFAWRYRASGGRGRYTPEWSYSAKIDAIIWLVPAAIVATLGYLLWNETHRLDPYRQLDPGAETLEVEVVAQNWKWLFIYPELGIAAVNELAFPSGRPLSLKITSDTVMNSFFIPALGGQIYAMAGMRTRLNLLADKPGCFRGRNMQYSGDGFPEQHFKALALPRKDFDSWVANVRKSPQTLDRATYRALAAPSIGHPVSYYSDVTPNLFDSIIEKYTGGHPE; translated from the coding sequence ATGCCAATGGATGGCTGCACCCTGATTCGCGCCCCCCTTCTCCACCCCGCGGGTCCGGTGGCACTCGCCGAGCGCGATCTGCTGTTCACCGCGGTCCTGGTGATGCTGATCGTGATCGTTCCGGTATTCACCATGGCCTTCCTGTTTGCCTGGCGCTATCGCGCCTCCGGAGGCAGAGGGCGCTACACTCCCGAGTGGTCCTACTCAGCAAAGATCGACGCGATTATCTGGCTTGTGCCCGCGGCCATCGTAGCGACCCTGGGCTATCTGCTATGGAACGAGACGCACAGGCTCGACCCCTACCGGCAACTGGACCCGGGCGCCGAGACACTCGAAGTGGAGGTTGTCGCCCAGAACTGGAAATGGCTGTTTATCTACCCCGAGCTGGGTATCGCCGCCGTCAATGAATTGGCCTTTCCCAGCGGCCGGCCACTCAGCCTGAAAATCACCTCCGACACGGTTATGAACTCCTTTTTCATCCCCGCCCTGGGCGGCCAGATTTACGCCATGGCGGGCATGCGGACACGACTCAACCTGCTCGCCGACAAGCCCGGCTGCTTTCGGGGCAGGAATATGCAGTACAGTGGGGACGGCTTTCCCGAGCAGCACTTCAAAGCACTCGCCCTGCCCCGGAAAGACTTCGACTCCTGGGTTGCCAATGTCAGGAAATCACCCCAAACACTGGACCGGGCCACTTACAGGGCACTTGCCGCTCCCAGTATCGGTCATCCGGTCAGCTATTATTCCGACGTCACACCGAATCTGTTCGACAGCATTATCGAGAAATATACCGGCGGGCATCCGGAGTAA